Part of the Caulifigura coniformis genome, AGCGTGCCCCGCTTCGTGGCAGGCGGTGATCTCTTCGGCCGAATGGGGCATTTGATGCAAAAAGGCAACAGGTCGCGGTTCACGAGGGGGGAGACTGCAGGTTGGCTGCTTGCGGATGGAGAGTCCAGCCGGAGGGGCGTTTCCGAAGGTGAACCGAAGCTCACACCATGCATAACCGGCAGCGGTTCCACAAAGCCCGCAGCCTTTGTGGCCTTTGTGCTGGGCAAGTCTGGCAAAGCCTGCCGAAGAATGGGGAAGTGGAAGTGTGCTCAATGGCTCCAACATCGGGGAGTTGGACGAATGACTGAATTGCTGCTGGCCCTGGACGAAGCCCGCCACACCTGTCAGGGACTGACCGATCGACACATCGTCGGAGTGCCGACGGGGCTGGCCCGGACCCTCCTGGATGCGGCGAACTGCGAAGCGGCGGAACTCCGCCGCAAGTTGCGGAATCGTGGAAGCTCGCGGGTGATCTGGACGACGGCCGGCGAACTGCTGACCGTCGTCGCGGAACTGGAAGAACGGTACGACGCCGCCACCTGATACTCGCGTCCGCAGTTCCTTCAGCGAACCGCGGACGCCAGTTGGTCGAGGCCGATCGGTTCCACGCGCATGGACTCCGTCGAACGCCATTCATGCGAGATGTTCCGCATGACCAGGGCATGGTCGAATTCTGCACTCCCTGCGGGGAACTTCGAGCGGTCATCGAACCAGGTTGCCTGCACTCGCCCGACGGAAAAAGGCTCGACGCGCCAGTCCGTCGTTACCAGTTCCAGCCCATCGAGCCGGCAGCAGTCTCCTGTTCTCGAGAAGCCCAGGCTGCCGGTCTGAAAAAAGCGGGACGATTCCGCGGCCGAGGCGAAGCAGGAGTCGTCGGGCCAGTGGCTGGAGTCGCTTCCGGACACGTGGATCTCGAGGCCGTCGCGAGCCTGATAGTCGAGCTGCACGTTTCGCCCGTCGTCGCGGACCTGAAATGTCCCGAACGAATGCTCGCCGGGAAAGAGCCGGCCGCCCGCGAGCCAGGTGAACATCGAGCCCGTGTCCCGGCGGGGAATGTAGACTCCGTTGAGGCACCTGCCGTCTGTGTTGTTCCACGTCACGGCGATCCGGTGGGCGCCGTTCTCACTGGCGAGGCCGAACAACGCCGGGACGCCCGTGGGCCGGATCTGTTCCAGTCGGATCAGGCACAGTCCGGCGATGGCATGTCCGTTGTGAATCTTCGGCCGCAGGGGGCGGGGCAGGAGCTTCTCGATGATCTGTGGATCGACTCGAAAATTCAGCAGGAGCCGTCGGCGAATCAGCCCGGTGATCGTTGGAATGCGCATTTCATCCTCCGCACGATGAACCGCAGGGCCGTTGAATTGCTAACACCGGGGGGGGGGGGGGCGACGGCGGGCAGACTTCAGAA contains:
- a CDS encoding DUF2071 domain-containing protein codes for the protein MRIPTITGLIRRRLLLNFRVDPQIIEKLLPRPLRPKIHNGHAIAGLCLIRLEQIRPTGVPALFGLASENGAHRIAVTWNNTDGRCLNGVYIPRRDTGSMFTWLAGGRLFPGEHSFGTFQVRDDGRNVQLDYQARDGLEIHVSGSDSSHWPDDSCFASAAESSRFFQTGSLGFSRTGDCCRLDGLELVTTDWRVEPFSVGRVQATWFDDRSKFPAGSAEFDHALVMRNISHEWRSTESMRVEPIGLDQLASAVR